The following proteins are co-located in the Solanum pennellii chromosome 1, SPENNV200 genome:
- the LOC107008491 gene encoding probable ATP-dependent DNA helicase CHR12: MVAQIETNAAADGGGGGGGMVGGSSPPVDESQEQLEKTKTLICALNFLSRNLPIPPDVFDAVSSIYNSDANDVDVGDEDASPADVDSLSVQNGPGMGSYGDLMADFEESLMSQRSSYTSGSGLTKLKEDRFRSHIQHRLTELEDLPTSRGEDLQSKCLLELYELKLADLQQKVRSEVSSEYWLRLHCANPDKQLFDWGMTRLRRPLYGIGDAFAVESDDPLRKKRDAQRLSRIEEEERNRVETTKRKFFADVLNAARELQLQVQAVQKRRKQRNDGVQAWHGRQRQRATRAEKLRLQALKADDQEAYMKMVEESKNERLTMLLGKTNDLLGRLGAAVQRQKDADHDGLESLEGSDAETAATKTDTPGQSLPEEEEDVIDDESTHDVKTNDLLEGQRKYNSAVHSIQEKVTEQPAMLQGGELRSYQIEGLQWMLSLFNNNLNGILADEMGLGKTIQTIALIAYLLENKGVSGPHLIVAPKAVLPNWITEFSTWAPSIVAILYDGRLEERKALREELTGEGRFSVLITHYDLIMRDKAFLKKIHWHYLIIDEGHRLKNHECALARTLVSGYRIRRRLLLTGTPIQNSLQELWSLLNFLLPNIFNSVENFEEWFNAPFADKCDVSLTDEEELLIIRRLHHVIRPFILRRKKDEVEKFLPGKTQVVLKCDMSAWQKVYYQQVTDVGRVGLDSGTGRSKSLQNLSMQLRKCCNHPYLFVAEYNIYRKEEIVRASGKFELLDRLLPKLRRAGHRVLLFSQMTRLMDILEVYLQVHDFKYLRLDGSTKTEERGTLLKQFNAPDSPYFMFLLSTRAGGLGLNLQTADTVIIFDSDWNPQMDQQAEDRAHRIGQKKEVRVFVLVSVGSIEEVILERAKQKMGIDAKVIQAGLFNTTSTAQERRDMLEEIMRKGTSTLGTDVPSEREINRLAARSDEEFWLFEKMDEERRQKERYRSRLMEDHEVPDWAYATPDSKEKGKGFLYESANITGKRRRKEVVYADSLSDVQWMKAVENGDDFFTQSSKGRNRDHQSVSNGELPSGNADSERTGHDLKPETVSVASEATSEDTYGRTPKRFKSESASSMRNDYHDLTGHSVDGLSWKAHRRRRSSLIS; encoded by the exons ATGGTGGCTCAGATAGAGACCAACGCCGCCGCTGACGGTggtggaggaggaggaggaatgGTTGGAGGTTCTTCCCCTCCCGTTGATGAATCGCAGGAACAGTTAGAGAAGACGAAGACATTGATTTGTGCTCTCAATTTCCTCTCGCGTAATCTTCCGATACCTCCTGACGTATTCGATGCTGTCTCTTCAATTTACAATAGCGACGCCAACGATGTTGATGTCGGTGACGAAGATGCATCCCCTGCTGACGTGGACAGTTTGTCTGTGCAA AATGGTCCAGGAATGGGAAGTTATGGAGACCTGATGGCAGATTTTGAGGAGTCGTTGATGAGCCAACGGTCAAGTTATACATCAGGTTCTGGTTTGACAAAATTAAAGGAAGATCGTTTCCGAAGCCATATCCAGCATCGCCTAACTGAACTTGAAG ACTTGCCAACCAGCAGAGGCGAGGACTTGCAATCGAAGTGCTTGCTTGAACTTTATGAATTAAAG TTAGCAGATTTACAACAAAAAGTTCGGTCTGAAGTGAGTTCTGAATATTGGCTTCGCCTGCATTGCGCTAATCCTGACAAGCAATTGTTTGACTGGGGGATGACACGATTGCGACGCCCTTTATATGGTATAGGAGATGCCTTTGCTGTTGAATCTGATGATCCATTGAGGAAGAAGCGTGATGCGCAG AGGTTGTCAAGAATAGAGGAAGAGGAAAGAAACCGCGTGGAAACTACAAAAAGGAAGTTCTTTGCGGATGTACTCAATGCAGCACGTGAACTCCAATTACAAGTACAGGCTGTTCAGAAGCGGCGGAAACAGAGGAATGATGGTGTTCAG GCTTGGCATGGAAGGCAAAGGCAACGGGCTACTCGTGCTGAGAAACTGAGGTTACAAGCACTGAAAGCTGATGATCAAGAAGCTTACATGAAGATGGTGGAGGAAAGCAAGAACGAAAGGTTGACAATGCTTCTAGGGAAAACAAATGACCTCCTGGGTCGTCTGGGAGCTGCTGTTCAACGGCAAAAAGATGCTGATCATGATGGCCTTGAATCTTTGGAAGGTTCAGATGCTGAAACGGCTGCTACTAAGACTGATACTCCTGGGCAGTCGCTTCCTGAGGAAGAAGAGGATGTAATTGATGATGAGTCCACTCATGATGTGAAGACTAATGACTTACTTGAAGGTCAAAGGAAGTACAATTCAGCTGTACATTCGATCCAGGAGAAG GTTACGGAGCAACCAGCTATGCTTCAGGGTGGAGAACTGAGATCTTACCAGATAGAAGGGCTTCAATGGATGTTGTCTTTGTTTAATAACAACTTAAATGGAATTTTAGCGGATGAAATGGGACTCGGGAAAACGATCCAGACAATTGCTTTAATTGCTTACCTCTTGGAAAACAAGGGTGTAAGTGGTCCCCACTTGATTGTGGCTCCAAAAGCTGTACTACCTAATTGGATTACGGAATTTTCAACATGGGCTCCTAG CATTGTTGCTATTCTTTACGATGGTCGTTTGGAAGAAAGGAAGGCACTGAGGGAAGAGTTGACAGGAGAGGGGAGGTTCAGTGTGTTGATCACACATTATGATCTTATTATGAGAGACAAAGCATTTCTGAAGAAAATTCATTGGCACTATCTGATAATTGATGAAGGCCACAGATTGAAAAATCACGAATGTGCTCTTGCACGGACACTTGTGTCAGG TTATAGGATTCGACGAAGACTCCTATTGACAGGTACCCCAATCCAAAACAGCTTACAGGAGTTGTGGTCTCttctcaattttcttcttcCAAACATCTTTAATTCAGTGGAGAATTTTGAGGAGTGGTTTAATGCCCCCTTTGCCGATAAGTGTGATGTCTCTCTAACTGATGAAGAGGAACTATTGATTATTCGCCGGTTGCACCAT GTGATAAGGCCATTTATATTGAGGAGGAAGAAGGATGAAGTGGAGAAATTTCTTCCTGGGAAAACACAAGTTGTTCTTAAATGTGATATGTCTGCATGGCAGAAAGTATACTACCAGCAGGTCACAGATGTCGGGAGGGTTGGATTGGATTCTG GAACTGGGAGGTCTAAGAGTCTGCAGAATCTCTCCATGCAACTAAGAAAATGTTGTAATCACCCTTACCTATTTGTGGCCGAGTATAATATTTATCGAAAGGAGGAGATAGTGAGAGCATCTGGAAAATTTGAGCTTCTTGATCGTTTACTACCCAAACTTCGCAGAGCTGGGCACAGGGtccttctcttctctcaaatGACCCGCCTCATGGACATTCTTGAAGTCTATCTGCAGGTTCATGACTTCAAGTATCTTAGACTTGATGGCTCAACCAAAACAGAGGAGCGGGGGACTTTGCTAAAGCAATTTAATGCTCCTGACTCTCCTTACTTTATGTTTCTTTTGAGTACTCGTGCTGGAGGACTCGGTCTGAATCTGCAAACAGCAGATACTGTGATAATTTTTGATAGCGACTGGAACCCTCAAATGGACCAGCAGGCAGAAGATAGGGCACATCGAATTGggcaaaaaaaagaagttaggGTTTTTGTGTTGGTCAGTGTTGGATCAATTGAAGAGGTCATTTTGGAGCGTGCAAAACAGAAGATGGGTATTGATGCTAAGGTCATCCAGGCTGGCTTGTTCAATACAACATCTACAG CTCAAGAAAGAAGGGATATGTTGGAAGAGATCATGCGTAAAGGTACAAGCACCCTTGGAACAGATGTGCCAAGCGAAAGAGAGATTAATCGTCTTGCAGCCCGCTCCGATGAGGAATTTTGGCTGTTTGAGAAAATGGATGAGGAGAGAAGACAAAAAGAGCGTTACAGATCTCGTCTCATGGAAGATCATGAGGTACCAGATTGGGCTTATGCTACACCTGACTCTAAGGAAAAGGGAAAAGGATTCTTATACGAAAGTGCTAATATCACTGGAAAGCGACGTAGAAAGGAAGTGGTTTATGCAGATTCTTTAAGTGATGTACAGTGGATGAAGGCTGTGGAGAACGGAGATGATTTCTTTACGCAATCAAGTAAAGGTAGGAACAGGGACCATCAGTCAGTCTCAAATGGTGAGTTGCCTAGTGGCAATGCTGATTCTGAGAGGACTGGACATGACTTGAAGCCCGAAACTGTGTCTGTGGCGAGTGAGGCAACAAGTGAAGATACCTATGGAAGAACTCCCAAAAGGTTCAAATCCGAGAGTGCAAGTTCCATGAGAAATGATTATCACGATTTGACTGGCCATAGTGTGGACGGGTTATCGTGGAAGGCCCACAGGAGGAGGAGATCAAGCTTAATATCCTGA
- the LOC107008540 gene encoding putative methyltransferase C9orf114 — MGKKKKRAEREAESELLNTETINEQNDLHLVNGDSKKIKKKKTKEVKEESVLKEKPTVSIALAGSIIDNTQSLELATRLAGQIARASTIFRIDEVVVFDNIGNSVDCSDPTMEDGSHDDESGAAFLFRILKYMETPQYLRKSLFPMHNNLRYVGSLPPLDAPHHLRKHEWAPYREGVTLKDRNSTSGGTLVDVGLSKPVAVDQVIAPGIRVTVSMGAERNLDTGIPHQVVSSSTPMEDAGMYWGYKVRYAPNISSVFKNCPYKGGYDHLIGTSEHGLVMKSSDLILPSFRHLLIAFGGLAGLEECIEEDNNLKGKSAKEVFDLYLNTCPHQGSRTIRTEEALLICLQYLQEPVNNVLQKI, encoded by the exons atggggaagaagaagaagagagccGAACGAGAAGCAGAATCGGAACTCCTGAATACAGAGACCATCAATGAGCAAAATGATCTTCATCTTGTGAATGGGGATTcgaagaagataaagaagaagaaaaccaaAGAGGTGAAGGAAGAAAGTGTGTTAAAGGAAAAACCCACAGTTTCCATAGCACTCGCGGGATCTATCATTGACAACACTCAGTCACTCGAACTCGCAACACGG TTGGCTGGCCAGATTGCTCGTGCTTCCACCATTTTTCGGATAGATGAG GTTGTTGTATTTGACAACATAGGTAACTCAGTGGACTGTTCAGATCCGACGATGGAGGATGGGTCACATGATGATGAAAGTGGTGCTGCATTTCTTTTCAGGATTTTGAAATATATGGAGACACCTCAATATCTTCGGAAGAGTCTTTTCCCCATGCACAACAACTTAAGATATGTG GGTTCGTTGCCACCACTTGATGCCCCACATCATTTGCGGAAGCATGAATGGGCTCCCTATCGAGAAG GTGTCACACTAAAGGATCGAAATTCAACATCTGGGGGAACACTTGTTGATGTTGGGCTTAGTAAG CCTGTTGCAGTTGATCAAGTCATTGCCCCAGGAATAAGGGTGACAGTATCCATGGGAGCAGAGAGAAACTTGGACACAG GCATACCACATCAGGTTGTCTCTTCTTCAACACCTATGGAGGATGCAGGGATGTATTGGGGATATAAAGTACGATATGCTCCAAATATCAGTTCTGTATTCAAGAATTGCCCATACAAG GGAGGGTATGATCACTTGATTGGTACCTCCGAGCATGGCCTTGTAATGAAGTCCTCAGATTTGATTCTCCCATCATTCAG GCACCTGCTAATTGCTTTTGGTGGACTGGCGGGGTTGGAAGAGTGTATAGAAGAAGACAATAACTTAAAG GGGAAAAGTGCCAAGGAGgtatttgatttatatttgaATACATGTCCACATCAAGGAAGCAGGACAATTCGAACAGAG GAAGCCCTCTTGATTTGTCTGCAATACTTACAAGAGCCAGTCAACAATGTTCTGCAGAAGATTTAG